GTTGTCCACGAGAAGGGAGTATCCCCCCTTGTTACGAGGTTCTCCTCCATCCGGTCCTCGAGAAGGAGGCGGCGCTCAAAGGGGTGCTCGTCTTCTGCACGAACGTCGCCGATCGGGTGGCCCGTGAGCGCTTGCAGCTGACCCAGATCGAGACCCTCCAGAAGGTGGACACCCTTAAGGACGAGTTCCTGTCGGTTGTCAGTCACGAGCTGAGAACCCCGCTCAACGCCATCATGGGGTTTGCCGACATTCTGGAGGACGGGCTCCAGGGCCCCCTCAACCCCGAGCAGCATGGCAGCGTGAAGAAGATCGTCAAAGGCGCGGATCAGCTGGTCAAGCTCGTCAACAACTTGCTCGATCTTTCCCGGGTCCGCGCGGGGCAGTTCAAGCTGAGCTACGATCGCGCGGATTTTGCGCCCGCGATCGAGGAGACCGTCGCGCTGCTGGAAGAGTTTGCGAGCGAGAAGCGGATCACGATCAACACCCACCTCGAGGGACCGCTGGTGGTCGAGTGCGACATGCGGCGGATGCTTCAGGTCCTGTACAACGTGCTCGAGAACGCCATCAAGTTCAGCTACGAAGGCGGGACGGTCGCGATCAGCGGCAAGATCGAGGACGCGGAAATGGTCATCGCGGTCGAGGACGCCGGGATCGGCATCGCCCCGGAGAACCTGTCCAAGATCTTCGAGCGCTTCACCCAGGTCGACATGAGCACGACGCGGGAGGCCGGCGGGACGGGGCTCGGCCTCAGCATCGCAAAGGTCCTGGTCGAGGCCCATGGAGGGCATATCGTGGCGAGGAGTCCGGGGCTCGAGAGGGGCGCTACCATTTGCTTCAGCATTCCGATCGAACAGGTCGAGCTGCCCTGCTGAGGCCTCAAGTTTGCTTGCCGTCTTCCCACATCAGTTCGAGATCGAGCTGCATGGTGACCGTGGTGCCGACCAGGACGCCGCCGGCTTCGAGCGGGACGTTCCAGACCAGGCCGAACTCGTGGCGATCGATGGTGCCGCTCGCGCTCAGGCCGCTCCTGAGCACCCCCCATGGGTCCTTCTTGGGAGGGCCCGCGAACTCGCCCTCGACCACGATCTCGCGCGTGACGTCGCGGATGGTGAGGTTCCCGTAGACCCGGAAGACGTTGTTGCCCAGGGCCTGGATGCGGGTGCTTTCGTACGTCATGGTCGGGTAGTG
This genomic window from bacterium contains:
- a CDS encoding response regulator; protein product: MPKEEKVNILLVDDQPEELLALEASLASLDQNLILARSGEAALRFLLDGEAAVIVLDIQMTGMDGFEVAKALKQRKKTRRIPIIFMTGAYREERFAFRGYALGAVDYLTKPFEPEILRQKVTVFVDLALYEAELAAHVDELDAQKRLIEEVFANTPAGIVYLDASLVFLSANAVALDLLDKTREELIGRPASEAIADKPNLLEALRQVQARKEPYKLPELMDGCPREGSIPPCYEVLLHPVLEKEAALKGVLVFCTNVADRVARERLQLTQIETLQKVDTLKDEFLSVVSHELRTPLNAIMGFADILEDGLQGPLNPEQHGSVKKIVKGADQLVKLVNNLLDLSRVRAGQFKLSYDRADFAPAIEETVALLEEFASEKRITINTHLEGPLVVECDMRRMLQVLYNVLENAIKFSYEGGTVAISGKIEDAEMVIAVEDAGIGIAPENLSKIFERFTQVDMSTTREAGGTGLGLSIAKVLVEAHGGHIVARSPGLERGATICFSIPIEQVELPC
- a CDS encoding YceI family protein; amino-acid sequence: MPWVIDKRHSNVGFTIRHIVTKVRGRFSEYEANIQLNEEDLIHSKFSGTIQVASIDTNEAERDKHLRSAEFFDVAHYPTMTYESTRIQALGNNVFRVYGNLTIRDVTREIVVEGEFAGPPKKDPWGVLRSGLSASGTIDRHEFGLVWNVPLEAGGVLVGTTVTMQLDLELMWEDGKQT